DNA sequence from the Streptomyces cinnabarinus genome:
CTGGCCATGGTGGCGATCGTGCTGGTCGGTGCCGCGATCGGCCTGTTCAACGGGCTGCTGGTGGTGAAGCTGAAGCTCAACGCCTTCATCGTCACCCTCGCGATGCTGATCATCCTGCGCGGCGTCCTGGTCGGCGCGACCAAGGGCAAGACGCTCTTCGACATGCCGGACGCGTTCTTCTCCCTGGCCACCACCACCTTCCTGCGCGTCCCGCTCTCGGCCTGGGTGGCCGGGCTCTCCTTCGCCGTGGTGGGCACCTTCCTCCGCTACCACCGCCTCGGCCGCTCCCTCTACGCCATCGGCGGCAACCCCGACGCCGCCCGCGCGGCCGGCATCCGGGTGGACCGCGTGATGCTCGGGGTGTTCGTCACCGCCGGTCTGCTCGCGGCGGTCGGCGGCATCATGAAGACCGGCTACGTCGGCGCCATCAATGCCAACCAGGGCCAGAACATGATCTTCACGGTGTTCGCGGCCGCGGTGATCGGCGGGATCAGCCTCGACGGCGGCAAGGGGACCATGTTCGGCGCCCTGACCGGCGTACTGCTGCTCGGCACCGTCGACAACATGCTCACCCTCGCCCAGGTGCAGCCGTACTGGATCCAGGCCATCTACGGCGGAATCATCCTGCTCGCCCTCATGATCGCCCGGCTGACCACGGGCCGCGCACAGGACTGACCCCCCGCAACCGAGTGAAAGGCACTCCGTGTCCCCAAGCCCTGCCCGCGTCACGGCGATAGACACCTATGACATCCGCTTCCCCACCTCGCGCGAGCTCGACGGCTCCGACGCGATGAACCCGGACCCCGACTACTCGGCCGCCTATGTGGTGCTGCGCACCGACGCGGCCGACGGACACGAGGGGCACGGGTTCACCTTCACCATCGGGCGGGGCAACGAGGTCCAGGTCGCCGCGATCGCAGCGCTGCGCGGGCATGTCGTGGGACGGGACGTCCATGAACTGTGCGCCGATCCGGGGACGTTGAACCGCGACCTGATCGGGGACAGCCAACTGCGCTGGCTGGGCCCCGAGAAGGGCGTGATGCACATGGCGATAGGCGCGGTCGTCAACGCCGTTTGGGACCTGGCCGCCAAGCGCGCCGGGAAGCCGCTGTGGCAACTGCTCGCCGACGCCGAACCGGAGTGGATCGTCCGCCAGATCGACTTCCGGTATCTCACCGACGCGCTGACGCCTGAGGAGGCCCTGGAGATCCTTCGCCGGGGACGCGAGGGCGCCACCGGAAGACACGCCCGCCTGAAAGAACGCGGCTACCCCGCCTACACCACCTCCGCCGGCTGGCTCGGCTACGACGACGTCAAGCTCGCCCGGCTCGCCGCCGAGGCCGTCGCCGCCGGCTTCCGGCAGATCAAGCTCAAGGTCGGCGCCGACCTCGACGACGACATCCGGCGCTGTCGGGTCGCCCGCTCGGTCGTCGGCCCCGACATCCGGCTCGCCATCGACGCCAACCAGCGCTGGGACGTCCCCGAGGCGATCCGCTGGACCACCGCACTCGCCGAGTTCGACCCGTACTGGATCGAGGAGCCCACCAGCCCCGACGACGTCCTCGGCCACGCGGCCATCCGCAAGGCCGTCGCCCCGGTGAGGGTCGCCACCGGTGAACACGTCCACAACCGCGTCGTGTTCAAGCAACTGCTCCAGGCGGGCGCCCTCGACATCGTCCAGATCGACGCGGCCCGTGTCGGCGGCGTCAACGAGAACCTCGCCATCCTGCTGCTCGCGGCCAGGTTCGGCGTCCCGGTCTGCCCGCACGCCGGCGGGGTCGGCCTGTGCGAACTCGTCCAGCACCTGTCGATGTTCGACTACGTGGCGGTCACCGGC
Encoded proteins:
- a CDS encoding ABC transporter permease translates to MADTKAVPMKEPVTVPPDTRSARTVLLRRARELALLPALLVVVVIGAFVNDSFLTENNIISILGSSAALAMVVLAEALVLITGKFDLSLESVVGIAPAIGALLVLPAAQAGFGTELPTGLAMVAIVLVGAAIGLFNGLLVVKLKLNAFIVTLAMLIILRGVLVGATKGKTLFDMPDAFFSLATTTFLRVPLSAWVAGLSFAVVGTFLRYHRLGRSLYAIGGNPDAARAAGIRVDRVMLGVFVTAGLLAAVGGIMKTGYVGAINANQGQNMIFTVFAAAVIGGISLDGGKGTMFGALTGVLLLGTVDNMLTLAQVQPYWIQAIYGGIILLALMIARLTTGRAQD
- a CDS encoding L-fuconate dehydratase, translating into MSPSPARVTAIDTYDIRFPTSRELDGSDAMNPDPDYSAAYVVLRTDAADGHEGHGFTFTIGRGNEVQVAAIAALRGHVVGRDVHELCADPGTLNRDLIGDSQLRWLGPEKGVMHMAIGAVVNAVWDLAAKRAGKPLWQLLADAEPEWIVRQIDFRYLTDALTPEEALEILRRGREGATGRHARLKERGYPAYTTSAGWLGYDDVKLARLAAEAVAAGFRQIKLKVGADLDDDIRRCRVARSVVGPDIRLAIDANQRWDVPEAIRWTTALAEFDPYWIEEPTSPDDVLGHAAIRKAVAPVRVATGEHVHNRVVFKQLLQAGALDIVQIDAARVGGVNENLAILLLAARFGVPVCPHAGGVGLCELVQHLSMFDYVAVTGTTENRVIEYVDHLHDHFLDPVVIREGHYTAPTAPGFSAAMRPESIARYTFPDGAFWAADLKAQQKGHAA